From the genome of Streptomyces sp. V1I1, one region includes:
- a CDS encoding urease subunit beta has protein sequence MIPGEILYAEGRVPLNEGREVTRLTVVNAADRPVQVGSHYHFAEANPGLDFDRAAARGLRLNIAAGTAVRFEPGIPVDVELVPFTGLRVIAGLRGETGGALDA, from the coding sequence ATGATCCCCGGAGAGATCCTCTACGCCGAAGGGCGCGTTCCCCTCAACGAGGGCCGCGAGGTCACCCGCCTCACCGTCGTCAACGCCGCCGACCGCCCCGTGCAGGTCGGCTCCCACTACCACTTCGCCGAGGCCAACCCCGGTCTGGACTTCGACCGCGCGGCCGCCCGCGGCCTGCGGCTGAACATCGCGGCGGGCACCGCCGTGCGCTTCGAGCCCGGTATCCCCGTCGACGTCGAACTCGTCCCCTTCACCGGACTGCGTGTCATCGCCGGGCTTCGGGGAGAGACCGGAGGTGCGCTCGATGCCTGA
- a CDS encoding urease subunit alpha, with amino-acid sequence MPELNRAVYADLFGPTTGDRIRLADTGLFVEIEEDRSGGPGLAGDEAVFGGGKVIRESMGQSRTTRAEGAPDTVVTGVVIIDHWGIVKADIGIRDGRIAGIGKAGNPDTMDGVHPDLVIGPETEIIAGNGKFVTAGAIDAHVHFISPTIIDQALATGVTTLVGGGTGPAEGTKATTITPGPWHLARMFEAMDSLPVNIGLLGKGNTMSREAMHSQLRGGALGFKIHEDWGSTPAVIDACLSVCEETGAQLAIHTDTLNEAGFVGDTLAAIAGRTIHAYHTEGAGGGHAPDIITVVSEPYVLPSSTNPTRPHTVNTIEEHLDMLMVCHHLNPSVPEDLAFAESRIRPSTIAAEDILHDLGAISIISSDSQAMGRVGEVIMRTWQTAHVMKKRRGALPGDGRADNHRARRYVAKYTINPAVAQGLDHEIGSVETGKLADLVLWDPAFFGVKPLLVIKGGQIAYAQMGDANASIPTPQPVMPRPMFGALGRAASVSSVNFVAEAAIEDGLPERLGLAKKFTPITSTRHVTKADMRENDARPRVEVDADTFTVRIDGEPVEPAPAAELPMAQRYFLF; translated from the coding sequence ATGCCTGAACTCAACCGTGCTGTCTACGCCGACCTCTTCGGTCCGACCACCGGCGACCGGATCCGCCTCGCCGACACCGGCCTCTTCGTCGAGATCGAGGAGGACCGCTCCGGCGGCCCCGGACTCGCGGGCGACGAGGCCGTGTTCGGCGGCGGCAAGGTGATCCGCGAGTCAATGGGCCAGTCCCGTACGACTCGTGCCGAAGGCGCACCCGACACGGTGGTCACCGGTGTCGTCATCATCGACCACTGGGGCATCGTCAAAGCCGACATCGGTATCCGCGACGGCCGGATCGCGGGCATCGGCAAGGCCGGCAACCCCGACACGATGGACGGCGTCCACCCGGACCTCGTCATCGGTCCCGAGACCGAGATCATCGCCGGCAACGGGAAGTTCGTCACCGCGGGTGCGATCGACGCGCATGTCCACTTCATTTCGCCGACGATCATCGACCAGGCCCTCGCGACCGGCGTCACCACCCTCGTCGGCGGCGGCACCGGACCGGCCGAAGGCACCAAGGCCACCACCATCACGCCCGGGCCGTGGCACCTTGCCCGGATGTTCGAGGCGATGGACTCCCTGCCCGTCAACATCGGACTGCTCGGCAAGGGCAACACCATGTCCCGCGAGGCGATGCACTCCCAACTGCGCGGCGGGGCGCTCGGGTTCAAGATCCACGAGGACTGGGGCTCGACCCCCGCCGTCATCGACGCCTGCCTGAGCGTCTGCGAGGAGACCGGCGCGCAGCTCGCCATCCACACGGACACGCTGAACGAGGCGGGCTTCGTCGGCGACACCCTCGCCGCCATCGCGGGCCGCACGATTCACGCGTACCACACCGAGGGCGCGGGCGGCGGGCACGCACCGGACATCATCACCGTGGTCTCCGAGCCGTATGTCCTGCCCAGCTCCACCAACCCGACCCGGCCGCACACCGTCAACACCATCGAGGAACACCTCGACATGCTGATGGTCTGCCACCACCTCAACCCGTCCGTGCCCGAGGACCTCGCCTTCGCCGAGTCACGGATCCGGCCCTCCACCATCGCGGCCGAGGACATACTGCACGACCTGGGCGCCATCTCGATCATCTCCTCCGACTCCCAGGCCATGGGCCGTGTCGGCGAAGTGATCATGCGTACCTGGCAGACCGCGCATGTGATGAAGAAGCGCCGGGGCGCACTGCCCGGGGACGGCCGTGCCGACAACCACCGCGCACGTCGCTATGTCGCCAAATACACCATCAACCCCGCGGTCGCACAGGGCCTCGACCACGAGATCGGCTCGGTGGAGACCGGCAAGCTCGCCGACCTGGTGCTGTGGGACCCGGCGTTCTTCGGCGTCAAGCCGCTCCTCGTCATCAAGGGCGGGCAGATCGCGTACGCGCAGATGGGCGACGCCAACGCCTCCATCCCGACCCCGCAGCCCGTCATGCCGAGGCCGATGTTCGGTGCGCTGGGGCGGGCAGCGTCGGTGAGTTCGGTCAACTTCGTCGCCGAGGCGGCGATCGAGGACGGACTGCCCGAACGCCTGGGCCTGGCCAAGAAGTTCACGCCGATCACCAGCACCCGGCACGTCACCAAGGCCGATATGCGGGAGAACGACGCCCGGCCGCGAGTCGAGGTCGACGCCGACACCTTCACGGTGAGAATCGACGGCGAGCCGGTCGAGCCGGCCCCCGCCGCCGAACTCCCCATGGCCCAGCGCTACTTCCTCTTCTGA
- a CDS encoding urease accessory protein UreF produces the protein MSRAALLVLADGRFPAGGHAHSGGVEPAVKAGRIRDARDLAEFCRGRLHTTGLTSAALAAAAALGLDPLELDDAADARTPSPALRATARKLGRQMMRAARSTWPSTELDALAAARPRGAHQPIVLGLAARCAGLGPEDAAHCAAYETVSGPATAAVRLLSLDPFEATAVLARLAPELDQVAERAARAAHDGIDALPAASAPLLDITAQAHAAWPVRLFAS, from the coding sequence ATGAGTAGAGCAGCCCTGCTGGTCCTCGCCGACGGCCGGTTTCCCGCCGGTGGGCACGCCCACTCCGGTGGAGTCGAACCGGCCGTCAAGGCGGGGCGGATCCGCGATGCCCGGGACCTGGCGGAGTTCTGCCGGGGGCGGCTGCACACCACCGGCCTCACCTCGGCGGCGCTGGCCGCCGCGGCGGCCCTGGGCCTCGACCCCTTGGAGCTGGACGACGCGGCCGACGCCCGTACCCCCTCGCCCGCGTTGCGGGCCACCGCCCGCAAGCTCGGCCGGCAGATGATGCGCGCAGCTCGCTCCACCTGGCCCAGCACCGAACTCGACGCGCTGGCCGCCGCCCGCCCGCGCGGCGCCCACCAGCCGATCGTCCTCGGGCTCGCAGCCCGCTGCGCCGGACTCGGCCCCGAGGACGCCGCGCACTGTGCGGCGTACGAGACGGTCAGCGGTCCGGCCACCGCTGCCGTACGCCTCCTCAGCCTGGACCCCTTCGAGGCCACCGCAGTCCTCGCTCGCCTCGCACCCGAACTCGACCAGGTCGCCGAACGGGCGGCACGGGCCGCGCACGACGGCATCGACGCGCTGCCCGCCGCATCAGCGCCGCTGCTCGACATCACGGCTCAGGCCCATGCCGCCTGGCCCGTACGCCTCTTCGCCTCGTAG
- the ureG gene encoding urease accessory protein UreG translates to MHLDHSHDGPAAVSADAVRPDGSRRALRIGLGGPVGSGKTATVAALCGELRDQLSIAVVTNDIYTREDAEFLLRHAVLPPERIQAVETGACPHTAIRDDISANLEAVEDLEESVGPLDLILVESGGDNLTATFSKGLVDAQIFVIDVAGGDDIPRKGGPGVTTADLLVINKTDLAPHVGSDLQRMARDAKEQRGELPVAFTSLKGEEGVGPVADWVRAQFAAWTA, encoded by the coding sequence ATGCACCTCGACCACTCCCACGACGGTCCTGCCGCCGTCAGCGCCGACGCCGTGCGCCCCGACGGCAGCCGGCGCGCCCTGCGCATCGGCCTCGGCGGACCCGTCGGTTCCGGCAAGACCGCCACCGTCGCCGCGCTCTGCGGCGAACTGCGCGACCAGCTGTCCATCGCCGTCGTCACCAACGACATCTACACCCGCGAGGACGCCGAATTCCTGCTCCGTCACGCCGTACTGCCGCCCGAGCGCATCCAGGCCGTCGAGACCGGCGCCTGCCCGCACACCGCAATCCGCGACGACATCTCCGCCAACCTCGAAGCCGTCGAGGATCTCGAGGAGAGCGTCGGCCCGCTCGATCTGATCCTCGTCGAGTCCGGCGGTGACAATCTCACCGCGACCTTCTCCAAGGGCCTCGTCGATGCCCAGATCTTTGTCATCGACGTCGCGGGCGGCGACGACATCCCCCGCAAGGGCGGTCCCGGCGTCACCACTGCCGACCTTCTCGTCATCAACAAGACCGACCTCGCGCCCCACGTCGGATCCGATCTGCAGCGCATGGCTCGCGACGCCAAGGAGCAGCGCGGTGAACTCCCCGTCGCCTTCACCTCGTTGAAGGGCGAGGAAGGCGTCGGCCCGGTCGCCGACTGGGTGCGCGCACAGTTCGCCGCCTGGACCGCATGA
- a CDS encoding urease accessory protein UreD: MSIQATARIVATRDGLPVLVSDGPLAVRRTRGTGPYTRVTVVGAMSAPLGGDRLAIEADVGEGARLLVDSAAATIALPGPTPEQARYDVRLTVGEDAELRWLPEQLISAYGSDLRMRTRVELAATARLVLREEQILGRYGEQSGTLATRLTVHRAGRPLLDQELGYGPGAPGGWDGAAVLAGHRAVGQLLVVDPQFEDKPAEPQLLGETAALTPLAGPAFLVTAVAPDARQLRRVLDQVLQAQLPG; the protein is encoded by the coding sequence ATGAGCATCCAGGCCACCGCCCGTATCGTCGCCACCCGCGACGGCCTGCCGGTGCTGGTGAGCGACGGGCCGCTCGCCGTGCGCCGCACCCGCGGCACGGGCCCGTACACCCGCGTCACCGTCGTCGGCGCGATGAGCGCGCCGCTCGGCGGCGACCGGCTCGCCATCGAGGCTGACGTGGGGGAGGGGGCGCGGCTCCTCGTCGACTCCGCCGCCGCGACCATCGCGCTGCCCGGGCCGACCCCCGAACAGGCCCGCTACGACGTGCGGCTGACGGTCGGTGAGGACGCCGAGCTGCGCTGGCTGCCGGAACAGCTCATCTCCGCGTACGGCAGCGATCTGCGCATGCGTACGCGGGTCGAACTGGCCGCCACCGCACGGCTGGTGCTGCGCGAGGAGCAGATCCTGGGCCGGTACGGCGAACAGTCCGGCACCCTCGCCACCCGCCTCACCGTCCACCGCGCCGGACGCCCCCTGCTCGACCAGGAGCTCGGCTACGGCCCCGGCGCACCCGGCGGCTGGGACGGCGCCGCGGTCCTCGCCGGTCACCGGGCGGTGGGGCAACTCCTCGTCGTTGACCCGCAGTTCGAGGACAAGCCCGCCGAGCCCCAGTTGCTCGGTGAGACCGCGGCCCTCACGCCGCTCGCCGGTCCGGCCTTTCTGGTCACCGCCGTCGCACCGGACGCCCGCCAACTGCGGCGCGTACTCGATCAGGTGCTACAGGCCCAACTGCCCGGCTGA
- a CDS encoding alpha/beta hydrolase: MRRTAVLGSAGTLVAGTLIAGAIAAPAASAEGSNSGWSEARGVQVAAERAAKKGIDWTDCPADWGIAKPIQCGWVSVPLDYARPNGKQIKIAVDRIGNTGSQADRQGALIYNPGGPGGSGMRFPTRVTNKNPLWAGTAKAYDFVGFDPRGVGHSTPISCVDPQEFVKAPKADPVPDSEADKRAQRKLAAEYADGCAERSGWMLPHMTTPNTARDLDVVRAALGEKKLNFLGVSYGTYIGAVYATLFPGHVRRMIVDSVVNPSREKIWYEANLDQDVAFQMRWDDWKAWVAKNDAAFHIGDTPEKVEQQWLKLRATAKKSPLGGVVGPAELIGFFQSAPYYDSSWVPVAQTWSKYLAGDTQALVDAAAPDLSDTAGNIASENGNAVYTAVECADAKWPTSWRKWDRDNTRLHQDYPFMTWANAWMNLPCATWSSKQQTPLYVKSGKGLPPVLIVQSTRDAATPFEGAVELHKRLRGSRLITEKDAGSHGVTGLVNPCINQRVDAYLLSGKLDSSDVTCAPHATPKP, encoded by the coding sequence GTGAGACGCACAGCAGTGCTCGGCTCGGCCGGCACTCTGGTCGCGGGCACCCTCATAGCGGGCGCGATCGCGGCTCCGGCGGCAAGTGCCGAAGGCAGCAACAGTGGCTGGTCCGAGGCACGCGGTGTTCAGGTCGCCGCCGAGCGGGCCGCCAAGAAGGGCATCGACTGGACGGACTGTCCGGCGGACTGGGGGATCGCCAAGCCCATCCAGTGCGGCTGGGTGAGCGTTCCGCTCGACTACGCGCGGCCGAACGGCAAGCAGATCAAGATTGCCGTCGACCGGATCGGCAACACCGGTTCCCAGGCCGATCGCCAAGGCGCCCTCATCTACAACCCGGGCGGCCCCGGCGGCTCGGGCATGCGCTTCCCGACCCGGGTCACGAACAAGAACCCGCTCTGGGCGGGCACCGCCAAGGCGTACGACTTCGTGGGCTTCGACCCGCGGGGCGTCGGTCACTCGACGCCGATCTCCTGTGTCGACCCGCAGGAGTTCGTCAAGGCGCCGAAGGCCGACCCGGTACCCGACAGCGAGGCCGACAAGCGCGCCCAGCGCAAGCTCGCCGCGGAGTACGCGGACGGGTGCGCCGAGCGCAGCGGCTGGATGCTGCCGCACATGACCACGCCGAACACCGCGCGCGACCTGGATGTCGTCCGGGCCGCCCTCGGTGAGAAAAAGCTCAACTTCCTGGGCGTCTCCTACGGCACCTACATCGGCGCGGTCTACGCGACGCTCTTCCCCGGCCATGTCCGCCGGATGATCGTCGACAGCGTCGTCAACCCGTCGCGGGAGAAGATCTGGTACGAGGCCAACCTCGACCAGGACGTCGCCTTCCAGATGCGCTGGGACGACTGGAAGGCCTGGGTCGCCAAGAACGACGCGGCCTTCCACATCGGGGACACCCCCGAGAAGGTCGAGCAGCAGTGGCTGAAGCTGCGGGCCACCGCCAAGAAGAGCCCGCTCGGCGGGGTCGTCGGACCGGCGGAGCTCATCGGCTTCTTCCAGAGCGCTCCGTACTACGACTCCTCCTGGGTGCCCGTCGCCCAGACCTGGAGCAAGTACCTCGCCGGTGACACCCAGGCACTGGTCGACGCCGCGGCACCCGACCTGTCCGACACCGCCGGCAACATCGCCTCGGAGAACGGCAACGCCGTCTACACGGCCGTCGAGTGCGCGGACGCCAAGTGGCCGACCAGCTGGCGGAAGTGGGACCGGGACAACACCCGGCTCCACCAGGACTATCCCTTCATGACGTGGGCCAACGCCTGGATGAACCTCCCGTGCGCCACCTGGTCGTCCAAGCAGCAGACCCCGCTGTACGTGAAGTCGGGCAAGGGTCTGCCGCCGGTGCTCATCGTGCAGTCGACCCGTGACGCCGCCACTCCCTTCGAGGGCGCCGTCGAGCTGCACAAGCGGCTCAGGGGTTCGCGGCTGATCACCGAGAAGGACGCCGGTTCGCACGGTGTGACCGGCCTGGTCAACCCGTGCATCAACCAGCGGGTGGATGCCTACCTGCTCAGCGGCAAGCTGGACAGCAGCGATGTGACGTGCGCTCCGCACGCCACGCCGAAGCCGTAA
- a CDS encoding NAD(P)-dependent oxidoreductase — MTTRSAVVLGATGQVGRAAVRALAADGWEVRAVSRGGGRDADWPGEVRTVRADREDDAALAAVLGDGCDVLVDMVAYGPAHARQLKSLADRIGSAVVISSGAVYKDDKGRSFDTQDEPDGFPAYPVPIPETQRTVAPGKASYGTRKVALERDLLAAGAGLPTTLLRAGAIHGPYCRGPRELFFVKRALDRRPVRILAYNGQSRFHPVHVGNLAELIRLAAAKPGSRVLNAADPDVPTVREISAGVDAALGVTSETVLVDGPAPVGTVGLTPWGVDRPIVYDMTAAERELGYRAVTSYAAALPATVEWLARQLDGRHWREVFSGLVKYEDDWFDYAAEDSWLKATR, encoded by the coding sequence ATGACCACGAGAAGCGCAGTTGTGCTGGGAGCGACCGGGCAGGTGGGGCGGGCCGCGGTGCGCGCACTCGCCGCGGACGGCTGGGAGGTGCGGGCGGTGTCGCGCGGCGGCGGCCGCGACGCGGACTGGCCCGGCGAGGTGCGGACAGTGCGGGCCGACCGGGAGGACGATGCCGCGCTGGCCGCCGTGCTCGGCGACGGCTGTGACGTGTTGGTGGACATGGTGGCGTACGGACCGGCCCACGCACGGCAGTTGAAGAGCCTCGCGGACCGGATCGGCTCGGCGGTGGTGATCTCCAGCGGCGCGGTGTACAAGGACGACAAGGGCCGCAGCTTCGACACCCAGGACGAACCCGACGGCTTCCCGGCCTACCCGGTGCCGATCCCGGAGACGCAGCGCACCGTGGCGCCCGGGAAGGCGAGCTACGGCACCCGGAAGGTGGCTCTGGAGCGGGATCTGCTGGCGGCGGGCGCCGGGCTGCCGACGACGCTGCTGCGCGCGGGCGCGATCCACGGACCGTACTGCCGTGGTCCGCGCGAACTGTTCTTCGTGAAGCGGGCGCTGGACCGGCGGCCGGTGCGCATCCTCGCGTACAACGGGCAGTCGCGCTTCCACCCCGTCCATGTCGGCAATCTCGCCGAGTTGATCCGGCTGGCGGCGGCGAAGCCGGGCTCGCGGGTGCTCAACGCCGCTGATCCGGACGTGCCGACGGTCCGGGAGATCAGCGCGGGAGTGGATGCGGCGCTCGGTGTGACGAGCGAGACCGTCCTCGTCGACGGACCGGCGCCGGTGGGGACGGTGGGGCTCACCCCGTGGGGGGTGGACCGTCCGATCGTGTACGACATGACGGCGGCCGAGCGGGAGTTGGGCTACCGGGCCGTCACGAGCTACGCCGCAGCTCTGCCGGCGACCGTCGAGTGGCTGGCCCGGCAGCTCGACGGCCGGCACTGGCGCGAGGTCTTCAGCGGCCTCGTCAAGTACGAGGACGACTGGTTCGACTACGCGGCGGAGGACTCCTGGCTGAAGGCAACGCGGTGA
- a CDS encoding 1-acyl-sn-glycerol-3-phosphate acyltransferase: MFYYVLKYVILGPLLRLLFRPRIEGLEHIPAEGAAIVAGNHLSFSDHFLMPAIIKRRITFLAKAEYFTGPGLKGRLTAAFFRSAGQIPVDRSGKEAGKAAIREGLGVLSKGELLGIYPEGTRSHDGRLYKGKVGVAVMALKAQVPVVPCAMVGTFEIQPPGQVLPKIKRVTVRFGEPLDFSRYEGMENEKAAIRAVTDEIMYAILGLSGQEYVDRYAADVKAELEQPRKFPRRRS, translated from the coding sequence GTGTTCTACTACGTGCTCAAATACGTCATTCTGGGGCCGCTGTTGCGGTTGCTGTTCCGGCCCAGGATCGAGGGACTCGAGCACATCCCGGCCGAGGGCGCTGCGATCGTCGCGGGCAATCATCTGTCGTTCTCGGACCACTTCCTGATGCCGGCAATCATCAAACGGCGCATCACCTTCCTCGCGAAGGCCGAGTACTTCACCGGGCCGGGACTGAAAGGCAGGCTGACCGCGGCGTTCTTCCGCAGCGCCGGGCAGATCCCGGTGGACCGCTCCGGCAAGGAGGCCGGGAAGGCGGCGATCCGCGAGGGGCTCGGCGTGCTGAGCAAGGGCGAGCTGCTGGGGATCTATCCCGAGGGCACGCGCTCGCACGACGGCAGGCTCTACAAGGGCAAGGTCGGCGTCGCCGTGATGGCACTCAAGGCGCAGGTGCCGGTGGTGCCGTGCGCGATGGTCGGAACGTTCGAGATCCAGCCGCCGGGGCAGGTCCTGCCGAAGATCAAGCGGGTCACCGTGCGGTTCGGGGAGCCGCTGGACTTCTCGCGTTATGAGGGAATGGAGAACGAGAAGGCGGCGATCCGCGCCGTCACCGACGAGATCATGTACGCGATTCTCGGCCTGTCCGGCCAGGAGTACGTGGACCGTTACGCAGCCGACGTCAAAGCGGAGCTGGAGCAGCCCAGGAAGTTCCCGCGGCGCAGAAGCTGA
- a CDS encoding DNA polymerase ligase N-terminal domain-containing protein gives MTATDALAHYRGKRDFSKTAEPRGGRTGRTEQPAFVVQIHDASTTHFDFRLEVDGVLKSWAIPKGPSSDPHDKRLAMPTEDHPLEYAEFEGVIAEGEYGGGTVIVWDEGTYRNLTSDKHGHETPFAEALDRGHASFWLDGTKLHGGYALTRIRTVKDEGREAWLLVKQADRHASSHGAPAPTRARSALTGRTLKRVAAEATAKGS, from the coding sequence ATGACCGCGACCGACGCACTCGCGCACTACCGCGGCAAACGCGATTTCTCGAAGACCGCGGAGCCCAGGGGCGGCCGCACCGGCCGGACCGAGCAGCCCGCCTTCGTCGTACAGATTCATGACGCGAGCACCACGCACTTCGACTTCCGGCTGGAGGTCGACGGGGTCCTGAAGTCGTGGGCGATCCCCAAGGGACCCTCCAGCGACCCCCATGACAAGCGCCTCGCCATGCCGACGGAGGACCATCCACTCGAGTACGCGGAGTTCGAGGGCGTCATCGCGGAGGGCGAGTACGGCGGAGGAACCGTCATCGTCTGGGACGAGGGCACCTACCGCAACCTCACCAGCGACAAGCACGGCCATGAGACCCCGTTCGCCGAAGCGCTGGACCGCGGCCACGCCTCGTTCTGGCTGGATGGCACCAAACTGCACGGCGGCTACGCACTCACCCGCATCCGCACCGTCAAGGACGAGGGCCGCGAGGCATGGCTGCTGGTCAAGCAGGCCGACCGGCACGCCTCCTCCCACGGCGCTCCCGCGCCGACACGGGCCCGCTCTGCGCTCACCGGCCGCACCCTCAAGCGGGTGGCGGCCGAGGCCACGGCGAAAGGCTCGTGA
- the ligD gene encoding non-homologous end-joining DNA ligase, whose product MSPALEIPAGRRTVRINRPDKVLFPGEGITKADLAEYYRTVARRMLPQLRGRPLMMERHPDGIDGQSFMHKDVPGHFPDWIHRVELPKEDGTVTYVLCDDTATLLYLADQACITPHRWLSRADRPDHPDRLVFDLDPPGDDFTPVREAARALHQLLDELKLPSAVMTTGSRGLHVVVPLDRRAPFDDVRDFARDVAELLAARHPDALTTAPRKQARRGRLYLDVQRNAYGQTTVAPYAVRARPGAPVATPLAWPEADDPDLDAGRWTVKTVTDRLDSDPWQDALRRGRSLGPARRRLAALGGG is encoded by the coding sequence ATGAGCCCCGCACTGGAGATTCCCGCCGGGCGCCGCACCGTACGTATCAACCGGCCGGACAAGGTGCTCTTCCCCGGCGAGGGAATCACCAAGGCCGACCTCGCGGAGTACTACCGCACCGTCGCCCGGCGCATGCTGCCCCAGCTGCGCGGGCGGCCGCTGATGATGGAGCGCCACCCGGACGGAATCGACGGCCAGTCGTTCATGCACAAGGACGTGCCCGGCCACTTCCCCGACTGGATCCACCGGGTCGAACTGCCCAAGGAGGACGGCACCGTCACATACGTGCTCTGCGACGACACGGCCACCCTGCTCTACCTCGCCGACCAGGCGTGCATCACACCCCACCGCTGGCTGTCCAGGGCCGACCGCCCGGACCACCCCGACCGGCTGGTGTTCGACCTCGACCCGCCCGGGGACGACTTCACTCCCGTACGCGAGGCCGCCAGGGCGCTGCACCAGCTCCTGGACGAACTGAAGCTGCCGTCGGCCGTGATGACCACCGGCTCCCGCGGACTGCACGTCGTGGTGCCCCTGGACCGCCGCGCCCCCTTCGACGATGTACGCGACTTCGCCCGCGACGTTGCAGAGCTGCTCGCCGCACGCCACCCCGACGCCCTCACCACCGCACCACGGAAACAGGCCCGGCGTGGTCGCCTCTACCTCGACGTCCAGCGCAACGCCTACGGCCAGACGACCGTCGCGCCCTACGCCGTACGGGCCCGCCCCGGCGCTCCGGTCGCCACGCCGCTGGCCTGGCCGGAGGCCGACGATCCGGACCTCGACGCCGGCCGCTGGACGGTGAAGACCGTCACGGACCGCCTGGACAGCGACCCCTGGCAGGACGCCCTGCGCCGCGGCCGCTCACTGGGCCCTGCCCGCCGCCGACTGGCTGCGCTCGGAGGCGGCTGA
- a CDS encoding DUF5988 family protein, with product MGTKAVLEGGPDDLHERIVPITPPGQELKIPHRGGYEHFKITSRHQDSPEGRLPVYEWWERTEIAE from the coding sequence ATGGGTACAAAGGCAGTCCTTGAGGGTGGCCCGGACGATCTGCACGAGCGGATCGTTCCGATCACCCCTCCCGGACAAGAGCTGAAGATTCCGCACCGCGGCGGGTACGAGCACTTCAAGATCACTTCGCGGCATCAGGACAGCCCGGAGGGACGCCTGCCTGTCTACGAGTGGTGGGAACGGACCGAGATCGCCGAGTGA
- a CDS encoding DUF6296 family protein: MEYPESYELIFQAPAVEDDVVIVRRTDKAGAGGYPIYEDETGIVRAEISDRGEVRMLASGGHQVPRMPMTARSLSS; encoded by the coding sequence ATGGAATACCCAGAAAGCTACGAGTTGATATTTCAGGCGCCCGCCGTGGAGGACGACGTCGTGATCGTCCGGCGCACCGACAAGGCGGGAGCGGGCGGGTATCCGATCTACGAGGACGAAACGGGGATCGTACGCGCGGAGATCAGCGACCGGGGGGAGGTACGGATGCTCGCCAGCGGCGGCCATCAGGTGCCCAGGATGCCGATGACGGCACGCTCACTCAGCTCCTGA
- a CDS encoding ATP-binding protein translates to MHVTTACRYTLEVQASTERIPQIRRILAAHLRYWSLEHHITPVCRAVDELVGNVVQHVEGDKTCVVEVRWTGRHLIASVADKDRRMPRVTSSCPNKGGLATVAFLSDSWGTCGTATGKVIWFSRRVKEVQHILRAAPVPMLPTREFKPLPPNTALGREPGPAAPENIRERDRVRVAAVG, encoded by the coding sequence ATGCACGTCACGACCGCCTGCCGCTACACCTTGGAAGTGCAGGCATCCACAGAGCGGATTCCCCAGATCCGGCGCATTCTGGCAGCGCACCTTCGGTACTGGAGCCTCGAGCACCACATAACACCGGTCTGCCGCGCTGTCGACGAGCTCGTCGGCAACGTCGTCCAGCACGTCGAGGGCGACAAGACATGCGTGGTGGAGGTGCGCTGGACGGGAAGGCACCTGATCGCGTCCGTGGCGGACAAGGACCGCCGGATGCCGCGGGTGACCAGTTCCTGCCCGAACAAGGGCGGGCTCGCCACCGTCGCGTTCCTCAGTGACAGCTGGGGCACATGCGGCACCGCCACCGGCAAGGTGATCTGGTTCAGCAGGCGCGTCAAGGAGGTGCAGCACATCCTGCGGGCCGCGCCTGTCCCGATGCTGCCCACGCGTGAGTTCAAGCCGCTGCCGCCGAACACTGCGCTGGGGCGGGAGCCGGGCCCGGCCGCGCCGGAGAACATCCGGGAGCGGGACCGCGTCCGCGTCGCGGCAGTCGGCTGA
- a CDS encoding SSI family serine proteinase inhibitor, producing MHRSATFAAAALITLAAAVPAHGVGDKPTAPRGLFLTVSGSENTWIRGVLLHCSPVPGGAHPNPDAACEELAAARGDLDRLPGNPHPCIDKFDPVTVGATGTWRGRPTEWHKTYANACELDAATGEVFHF from the coding sequence ATGCACCGCAGCGCCACGTTCGCCGCAGCCGCCCTGATCACCCTCGCCGCAGCTGTTCCCGCCCACGGGGTCGGCGACAAGCCCACTGCGCCGCGGGGCCTGTTCCTGACCGTGTCCGGCAGCGAGAACACCTGGATCCGCGGGGTGCTGCTGCACTGTTCGCCGGTGCCCGGCGGGGCGCACCCCAATCCCGACGCCGCCTGCGAGGAGCTCGCCGCCGCGCGCGGGGATCTGGACCGGCTGCCCGGCAATCCGCATCCGTGCATCGACAAGTTCGACCCGGTCACGGTCGGGGCCACCGGCACCTGGCGAGGCAGACCCACGGAGTGGCACAAGACGTATGCCAACGCGTGCGAACTCGACGCGGCGACCGGAGAAGTCTTCCACTTCTGA